Proteins from a genomic interval of Candidatus Borkfalkia ceftriaxoniphila:
- a CDS encoding 4Fe-4S dicluster domain-containing protein, protein MEIKELADLLQKNGVVGAGGAGFPTYAKLDKRAETILMNCAECEPLLKLHRQLLEKHADEIVSAFHLVMETVGAKEAIIGIKKEYKKTIEALKGVIPNYSGVRLGLLDEVYPAGDEVVLIYEVTGKVVRPGGLPIESGVIVFNVETLYNLSRAMHKSEPVVDKLVSVVAEVNRPVTLRMPLGATVEDAVRLAGGAKIKNPVYFVGGPMMGNIMPGSTPITKTTNAILVLPENHYLVERKRAKPEIMLKRAAASCCQCSMCTDLCPRHMLGHPIQPHLFMRAATCKDVQDPSIFVDTFFCCSCGLCELYSCFQGLSPRTLMAEYKNGLRAAGVKPPVVQAAPVPRERELRKAPMKRLMARLDLVKYNVPAPLEDKCVGVKSVKIPLRQHIGAPAVAAVKDGDVVKRGQTIAEPANGLSVAIHASICGRVREANANYIIIDSTENQA, encoded by the coding sequence ATGGAGATAAAAGAGCTTGCGGACTTGCTGCAAAAAAACGGCGTAGTCGGTGCGGGCGGAGCGGGGTTTCCCACGTACGCCAAGCTGGATAAACGGGCGGAAACAATTCTGATGAATTGTGCGGAGTGCGAACCTCTGTTAAAACTGCACCGCCAATTACTGGAAAAACACGCAGATGAGATCGTTTCGGCGTTCCATCTCGTCATGGAAACGGTGGGCGCGAAAGAAGCGATCATCGGCATTAAAAAAGAATATAAGAAAACCATCGAAGCCTTGAAGGGCGTCATTCCCAACTATTCGGGCGTACGGCTCGGATTGTTGGACGAAGTGTACCCCGCGGGCGACGAGGTCGTTTTGATATACGAAGTCACGGGCAAAGTCGTTCGTCCCGGCGGACTTCCCATCGAGAGCGGCGTCATCGTGTTCAACGTAGAGACGCTGTACAATCTTTCCCGCGCAATGCATAAGAGCGAACCCGTCGTCGATAAACTCGTCAGCGTGGTGGCGGAAGTCAACCGCCCCGTGACGCTCCGTATGCCCCTCGGCGCGACCGTGGAGGACGCGGTGCGGTTGGCGGGCGGCGCGAAAATCAAAAATCCCGTCTATTTCGTGGGCGGTCCCATGATGGGCAACATCATGCCCGGGTCTACGCCCATTACCAAGACGACGAATGCGATCCTTGTGCTTCCCGAAAATCATTATCTTGTCGAGCGCAAGCGGGCGAAACCCGAGATCATGTTGAAAAGGGCAGCGGCAAGTTGCTGCCAGTGCAGTATGTGTACGGATCTTTGCCCCCGCCATATGCTCGGGCATCCCATTCAGCCGCATCTCTTTATGCGCGCGGCGACCTGCAAGGACGTGCAGGATCCTTCGATTTTCGTCGATACGTTCTTTTGTTGCTCGTGCGGGCTGTGTGAACTGTATTCCTGTTTCCAGGGACTTTCTCCCAGAACGCTGATGGCGGAATATAAGAACGGACTGCGCGCGGCAGGCGTCAAACCGCCCGTCGTACAGGCTGCGCCCGTTCCCAGGGAAAGGGAACTGAGAAAAGCGCCCATGAAGCGTCTGATGGCGCGGCTCGATCTCGTGAAATACAACGTTCCCGCGCCGCTCGAAGATAAATGCGTGGGAGTGAAGAGCGTTAAAATTCCTCTGCGTCAGCACATCGGCGCGCCCGCCGTAGCGGCAGTGAAGGACGGGGACGTCGTCAAGCGCGGGCAGACGATCGCGGAACCTGCGAACGGGCTGAGCGTGGCGATCCACGCCTCGATCTGCGGCAGAGTGCGCGAAGCGAACGCGAACTACATAATTATTGACAGTACGGAGAATCAAGCATGA
- a CDS encoding BMC domain-containing protein → MSKAIGMAEFKTVSAGITAADAMVKTADVEIIEAETVCPGKYIVILTGELSAVNASVETAKTLHATHLIDSFVLGNPAEEIFPAIYGASHVEVVNSLGIIETYDAAAIIVAADEAAKTADVSLIEIRLARGMCGKSYLLLTGEVAAVEAAIKRAQKSVEPRGMFLDSSVIARPDQKLISQIL, encoded by the coding sequence ATGAGTAAAGCAATCGGAATGGCGGAATTCAAGACGGTCTCCGCGGGTATCACCGCGGCGGACGCAATGGTAAAGACCGCCGACGTTGAAATCATTGAGGCGGAAACTGTCTGCCCCGGTAAATACATAGTCATTCTCACGGGCGAACTTTCCGCCGTGAACGCCTCCGTGGAAACGGCGAAGACCTTGCACGCGACGCATTTGATCGACAGTTTCGTGCTCGGCAATCCCGCCGAAGAGATCTTTCCCGCGATCTACGGCGCTTCGCACGTGGAAGTCGTCAATTCTCTCGGCATCATCGAGACGTACGACGCGGCTGCGATCATCGTCGCTGCGGATGAAGCGGCTAAGACTGCGGACGTTTCTTTGATCGAGATCCGCCTTGCCCGCGGTATGTGCGGAAAAAGTTATCTCTTATTGACGGGCGAAGTCGCGGCAGTGGAAGCGGCGATTAAGCGCGCGCAGAAATCCGTGGAGCCTCGCGGCATGTTCCTCGACAGTTCGGTGATCGCGCGGCCCGATCAGAAACTGATCAGCCAGATCTTATAA
- a CDS encoding DeoR/GlpR family DNA-binding transcription regulator: protein MLAIERRNRILTILREERHVVVSELAKVFDVSEETIRRDLDKLEKEGHVVKTYGGAVISEGSEAELPYVIRKKANVEAKQKIADLAADLIMDGDTLILDASSTAVFIAQKIKSKKEITLITNSIEVLMELSDVTGWKILSTGGTLKERSCALVGSEAEESLSRFHVDKAFISCKGVDPRHGFSDSSDMHAAVKRKMLQAASQIFFAVDSSKFDKISFTSVSGFSGVDAVITERAPDAAWSELFAANGVECLYPEGVEK from the coding sequence GTGCTCGCGATTGAAAGAAGAAACAGGATTTTGACGATATTACGGGAAGAAAGGCACGTTGTCGTAAGCGAACTCGCCAAAGTATTCGACGTTTCCGAAGAAACTATTAGGCGCGATCTGGATAAACTGGAAAAAGAAGGGCACGTCGTCAAGACGTACGGCGGCGCCGTCATCAGTGAGGGTAGTGAGGCGGAACTTCCCTACGTGATCCGCAAAAAAGCGAACGTGGAAGCGAAACAAAAGATCGCCGACCTCGCCGCAGATCTCATCATGGACGGCGATACGCTCATACTCGACGCGAGTTCGACCGCCGTATTCATTGCGCAGAAGATCAAAAGCAAAAAGGAGATCACGCTCATTACCAATTCCATCGAAGTGCTGATGGAACTTTCCGACGTTACGGGCTGGAAAATTCTTTCGACGGGCGGAACGCTCAAAGAGCGCTCCTGCGCGTTGGTCGGCAGCGAGGCGGAAGAGAGTTTATCGCGTTTTCACGTGGACAAAGCGTTTATTTCCTGTAAGGGGGTCGATCCCCGTCACGGGTTCTCAGACAGCAGCGATATGCACGCGGCGGTCAAGCGCAAAATGCTGCAAGCCGCATCGCAGATCTTTTTTGCGGTCGATTCCTCTAAATTCGATAAAATTTCTTTCACTTCCGTCAGCGGATTTTCGGGCGTGGACGCCGTCATCACCGAGCGCGCACCGGACGCCGCGTGGAGCGAACTGTTCGCCGCAAACGGCGTGGAATGCCTGTATCCGGAAGGAGTTGAAAAATGA
- a CDS encoding ParA family protein, translating into MSKTRVICFANNKGGSGKSTTCSNVGYFMAEAGKKVLLIDGDMQLNLSLAFFDEERVLEIAGGEKNLYQAIRKQADLTDYTFRTDYENLDIIPSSTLMSAIEFELFSKWQREYILKKSLEKLKNSGLYDYILIDSPPTLGGWVMNILAASDYLIIPVEASPWGLFGLSNMFEFLSDVKEVAPDLTVAGIAVTKVDGRKNYFKQTMETLKQLPARVFETFIHLDSNIEWAQDNSKPVGKYRRSSRSSKEYLALAEEVLKVCR; encoded by the coding sequence ATGAGCAAAACGCGCGTGATCTGTTTCGCCAATAACAAGGGCGGCAGCGGTAAATCGACCACCTGCTCGAATGTCGGCTATTTTATGGCGGAGGCGGGCAAAAAAGTTTTATTGATCGACGGCGATATGCAGTTGAACCTTTCGCTTGCCTTTTTTGACGAAGAACGCGTTCTCGAAATCGCGGGCGGCGAAAAAAATCTGTATCAGGCGATCCGCAAACAGGCGGATCTGACCGATTACACTTTCCGCACCGACTATGAAAATCTCGATATCATTCCTTCGTCCACATTGATGAGCGCGATCGAATTCGAACTCTTTTCCAAGTGGCAGAGAGAATATATCTTAAAAAAGAGCCTGGAAAAATTGAAAAATTCGGGCTTGTACGACTACATATTGATTGACTCGCCGCCGACTTTGGGTGGCTGGGTGATGAATATTCTGGCGGCGTCCGACTATCTCATCATACCCGTAGAGGCGAGCCCCTGGGGGTTGTTCGGGCTTTCTAACATGTTCGAATTTTTGTCCGACGTGAAGGAAGTGGCTCCCGATCTGACCGTGGCGGGCATTGCCGTTACCAAAGTGGACGGACGCAAAAATTATTTCAAACAGACGATGGAAACTTTAAAGCAACTGCCCGCGCGCGTGTTCGAAACGTTTATCCATCTGGACAGCAACATCGAATGGGCGCAGGACAACAGTAAACCTGTGGGAAAATACCGCAGAAGTTCGCGCAGCAGCAAGGAATATCTTGCGCTCGCCGAGGAGGTCTTAAAAGTATGTCGTTAG
- a CDS encoding ParB N-terminal domain-containing protein, whose protein sequence is MSLGNASIKRATGAIGKTGEKSKKAAFTANRSLIELEISKIKFERSAYDLAELKKSVKKYGILHPVFVLREGEEFILLSGKARMTAAAELRMESVPAVVLDMEGSGVSAAKKELLLKKAAPVQPSISDEIAASEDIHEEKFNAIKGIGSDLPEYLL, encoded by the coding sequence ATGTCGTTAGGAAACGCAAGCATCAAGCGCGCCACGGGCGCCATCGGCAAGACGGGTGAAAAGAGCAAAAAGGCGGCCTTTACCGCCAACCGTTCGCTCATCGAACTGGAAATTTCAAAAATCAAGTTCGAAAGGTCTGCGTACGACCTCGCCGAATTGAAAAAATCCGTTAAGAAGTACGGGATCCTGCATCCCGTGTTCGTTCTGCGCGAAGGGGAAGAGTTTATTCTTCTTTCTGGCAAAGCGAGAATGACGGCTGCCGCCGAACTGAGAATGGAGAGCGTTCCCGCGGTGGTGCTGGATATGGAAGGCAGCGGCGTTTCTGCCGCCAAAAAAGAACTTCTGCTCAAAAAAGCGGCGCCTGTACAGCCGAGCATCTCGGACGAGATCGCCGCGAGCGAAGATATTCACGAAGAAAAATTCAACGCGATCAAAGGGATAGGCTCCGATCTGCCCGAGTACCTCTTATAA
- a CDS encoding 1-propanol dehydrogenase PduQ, with amino-acid sequence MKSFDIKTKIYFGDNAMDRVREIPYSRILIITDKFFSGSSMLRIVTQPLSETNKEFRIFNDVVPDPPVEKIVNGVKVVLDYKPDCLIAVGGGSVIDSAKAIREFAVKMETGLNIALIAIPTTSGTGSEVTAFSVITDTANHMKYPLVSDSMLPDEAILDEELVKSVPPNVTADTGMDVLTHAIEAYTSINNNEFSAALAEKSVEICGAFLMRAYLDGNDWHARRKMHVASCLAGLAFNSASLGLNHGMAHQLGANFHIPHGRANAMLLPHVIEYNSGINVHSRMQKQYPKQVEKYVSLARLLGLQNFNTITTVRALVNWVQFMDKEMNIPLSISQMGNITESEYREKIPAMADAALADACTATNPKVPTKADVIEIYEDLW; translated from the coding sequence ATGAAGAGTTTTGACATTAAGACAAAAATCTATTTCGGCGACAATGCGATGGATCGCGTCCGCGAGATTCCGTACAGCCGGATATTGATCATCACCGATAAATTCTTTTCGGGGAGCAGCATGCTTCGCATCGTAACGCAACCGCTTTCCGAAACCAATAAGGAATTTCGTATATTTAACGACGTGGTTCCCGATCCTCCCGTGGAAAAGATCGTAAACGGCGTCAAAGTCGTGCTCGATTATAAACCCGACTGCCTGATCGCGGTAGGGGGCGGCTCGGTCATCGATTCCGCCAAAGCGATCCGCGAATTTGCCGTAAAGATGGAAACGGGTCTGAATATCGCCCTCATAGCCATACCCACGACGAGCGGTACGGGTTCGGAAGTCACGGCTTTTTCCGTCATTACCGATACCGCCAATCATATGAAATATCCGCTCGTGTCCGACAGCATGCTGCCCGACGAGGCGATCTTGGACGAAGAACTCGTAAAAAGCGTTCCCCCGAACGTGACCGCCGATACGGGCATGGACGTTTTGACGCATGCCATCGAAGCATATACGAGCATCAACAACAACGAATTTTCCGCGGCGCTTGCCGAAAAATCCGTCGAGATTTGCGGCGCGTTTCTGATGCGCGCCTATCTGGACGGGAACGACTGGCATGCCCGCCGTAAAATGCACGTGGCGTCCTGTTTGGCGGGATTGGCTTTCAATTCCGCGTCTTTGGGGCTTAACCACGGCATGGCGCATCAGTTGGGCGCGAATTTCCATATTCCGCACGGCCGCGCGAATGCAATGCTTTTGCCGCACGTCATCGAATACAACAGCGGCATCAACGTACATTCGAGAATGCAGAAACAATATCCCAAGCAGGTGGAAAAATACGTTTCGCTCGCCCGCCTTCTGGGACTTCAGAACTTCAACACGATCACAACGGTGCGCGCGCTCGTCAACTGGGTACAATTTATGGATAAGGAAATGAATATTCCTCTGTCTATCTCTCAGATGGGAAACATCACCGAGAGCGAATACCGCGAAAAAATTCCAGCCATGGCGGACGCTGCGCTTGCAGACGCCTGCACGGCGACCAATCCCAAAGTGCCTACCAAAGCGGACGTCATCGAAATATACGAAGACCTTTGGTAA
- a CDS encoding rhamnulokinase, which yields MKVLAFDFGASSGRAILGEFDGKKIELKEIHRFLNEPVEINGALYWDILRLYHELKQGILKADRLGGADSMGIDTWGVDIGFIGKDGQLLANPFHYRSPHTEHAVEELESKMSREELFAEAGLAFQKFNTLCQLVVMQKNGNVALENAESALFIPDLFTYFLTGKKICEFSIASTSQLIVPGKNQFSEKIFQTFGLKNIFPEIVSPGKIVGDVKEDVKNELDLRHDLKVIATCGHDTASAYLAVPKDSENSVFLSSGTWSLLGMELDEPILSKEAMDAGYTNEGGLNNSIRFLKNIMGLWIIQECKRTWDKEGNVMSFAEIADGASKIEPCKFLINPDADEFYSPHDMPDKIVNFCKKTGGNVPSNPFEIARCVYDSLALAYKHNVLALEKITGKKVDVLHIVGGGSNNTMLNVATANALGIRVTAGPGEGTALGNILCQLIALGKVKDAKEAREIVKNSTEIKEFLPSDCAVYENAYKLFLTIL from the coding sequence ATGAAAGTGTTAGCCTTCGATTTCGGCGCATCCAGCGGAAGGGCGATCCTCGGAGAGTTTGACGGCAAGAAGATCGAACTGAAAGAGATCCATCGCTTTTTGAACGAACCCGTGGAGATCAACGGCGCCCTGTATTGGGACATCCTGCGTCTGTATCACGAACTGAAACAGGGCATTTTAAAGGCGGACCGCCTCGGCGGTGCCGACAGTATGGGCATTGATACCTGGGGCGTGGACATCGGCTTTATCGGCAAAGACGGACAACTTCTTGCGAATCCTTTCCATTACAGAAGCCCGCACACCGAACACGCTGTCGAGGAATTGGAAAGCAAGATGAGCCGCGAGGAACTCTTCGCGGAGGCTGGATTGGCTTTTCAAAAGTTCAATACGCTGTGCCAACTCGTCGTCATGCAGAAAAACGGCAACGTCGCGTTGGAAAACGCCGAAAGCGCGCTGTTTATTCCCGACTTATTCACTTATTTTCTGACGGGCAAAAAAATCTGCGAGTTTTCCATTGCTAGTACTTCGCAGTTGATCGTTCCGGGAAAAAATCAGTTCAGCGAAAAAATCTTTCAGACGTTCGGGCTTAAAAATATTTTCCCCGAAATCGTATCGCCCGGAAAGATCGTCGGCGACGTCAAAGAAGACGTCAAAAACGAACTGGATCTTCGTCACGATCTGAAAGTCATCGCCACGTGCGGGCATGACACTGCCTCCGCCTACCTCGCCGTTCCCAAGGATAGCGAAAATTCCGTATTTTTATCGAGTGGTACCTGGTCTTTGCTCGGCATGGAACTCGACGAGCCGATTTTGAGCAAAGAGGCCATGGATGCAGGCTATACCAACGAGGGCGGGCTGAATAATTCCATTCGTTTTCTGAAAAATATCATGGGACTCTGGATCATCCAGGAATGCAAACGCACCTGGGATAAAGAGGGCAACGTCATGTCATTTGCCGAGATCGCGGACGGCGCGTCCAAGATCGAACCCTGTAAATTCTTGATCAATCCCGATGCGGACGAATTCTATTCGCCGCACGATATGCCCGATAAAATCGTCAATTTCTGCAAAAAGACGGGGGGAAACGTTCCTTCGAATCCTTTCGAGATCGCGCGCTGCGTGTACGATTCGCTCGCGCTCGCTTACAAACACAACGTTCTTGCGCTCGAAAAGATCACGGGCAAAAAAGTCGACGTGTTACATATCGTCGGAGGCGGCAGCAACAATACCATGCTGAACGTCGCGACCGCCAATGCGCTCGGGATCCGCGTGACCGCGGGCCCCGGGGAAGGGACCGCTCTCGGCAATATTTTGTGTCAACTCATTGCACTCGGCAAGGTGAAGGACGCAAAAGAAGCGCGCGAGATCGTCAAAAATTCTACCGAAATCAAAGAGTTTTTGCCTTCCGATTGCGCGGTTTATGAAAATGCTTACAAATTGTTTCTTACAATACTCTAA
- a CDS encoding AraC family transcriptional regulator, with protein MSNMIHRKNSEIRKHLMFNKSSAQILRPKILYAGELKRTVNWNEQPHEHEFCEILYVRSGNGTVHFQGSNLEINAGDILVYNPHVVHYESGNDLSFYFFGVHKIKLENLPENYLLEKSASPVIHTGNTAPVLEFYFSQLVSEAERKLYYYDDISDSLVKAILSHILRILAYGDKNYFKTNESYMQAKKFIDENYADIRSIDDICSSLYISRFYLTHLFKEYSGVSPLKYIIQKRIDFSKELLRTTELPIGEIALRAGYVEINSFIKTFKNVENMTPHAYRQQEKVNDK; from the coding sequence ATGAGTAACATGATCCATCGTAAGAACAGCGAAATCAGAAAACACCTAATGTTCAACAAGAGCAGCGCGCAGATATTGCGGCCGAAAATTTTATATGCGGGCGAGTTGAAACGGACGGTAAACTGGAACGAACAGCCTCATGAGCATGAATTTTGCGAAATACTCTACGTCCGTTCGGGGAACGGTACCGTGCACTTCCAAGGGAGTAATTTAGAGATCAATGCCGGCGATATTCTCGTTTACAACCCGCATGTAGTTCATTATGAATCGGGAAACGATTTGTCCTTTTATTTTTTCGGCGTACATAAGATAAAGTTGGAAAACCTTCCCGAAAATTATCTTTTGGAAAAAAGCGCGTCCCCTGTCATACATACGGGAAATACGGCGCCCGTGCTGGAATTTTATTTTTCGCAATTGGTTTCGGAAGCCGAACGAAAACTCTATTATTACGACGACATTTCCGACAGCCTTGTCAAAGCGATTCTGAGCCATATACTCCGCATTCTCGCCTACGGAGATAAGAACTATTTCAAGACCAACGAATCGTATATGCAGGCGAAAAAATTTATCGACGAAAATTACGCCGATATCAGAAGTATAGACGACATTTGCAGCAGTCTGTATATCAGCCGCTTTTATCTGACGCACCTTTTCAAGGAATATAGTGGCGTTTCGCCTTTGAAATATATCATTCAAAAGCGCATTGATTTTTCCAAAGAACTGTTAAGGACGACCGAACTTCCCATCGGCGAAATTGCCTTACGCGCAGGATATGTGGAGATTAATTCTTTTATCAAAACGTTTAAAAACGTGGAAAACATGACGCCGCACGCTTACCGACAACAGGAAAAAGTAAACGATAAATAA
- a CDS encoding sugar ABC transporter ATP-binding protein translates to MEQEFLLEMNGIDKRFLGVHALKGVNLNLKRGEVLALVGENGAGKSTLMKVLTGIHQPDGGSMTFEGKPYSVRNIRESLELGIGMIHQELNMMNHLTVAQNIFIGRESMVADFWINDGAMIKKARELFDYIGINIDPTVKLGSLTVGKQQMVEIAKAVSHNTKLLILDEPTAALTQSEIEELFKIMGDLKAKGIGMIYISHRMDEIKRISDRVTVMRDGEYVGTEDTDKLTKDQIIQMMIGRVVYEDPKQKSNVADDAEVVLEVKNLCSGNTIKNVSFKLRKGEILGFSGLMGAGRTEVARAVFGADPFDAGEIFIKGQRVHIKTPADAVRHGIGYLSEDRKRYGLMLIKSVAENTALASLDRYIKYGFISDRKMKNEARDMNAKLRTKTPSMDQLLKNLSGGNQQKVIIARWLIKNSDILIFDEPTRGIDVGAKSEIYALMSELAAQGKSIIMISSELVEILRMSDRVLVMCEGRKTGELDISEANQENIMQLSTMREEVSYGKEIS, encoded by the coding sequence ATGGAACAGGAATTTCTTCTTGAAATGAACGGTATCGACAAGCGTTTCCTCGGCGTTCACGCTCTCAAAGGCGTCAATCTCAATCTGAAAAGAGGAGAGGTATTGGCGCTTGTCGGCGAGAACGGCGCGGGAAAGTCCACGTTGATGAAAGTCCTGACCGGGATTCATCAGCCGGACGGCGGCTCGATGACGTTCGAAGGGAAACCCTATTCGGTTCGCAATATCCGCGAATCGCTGGAACTGGGTATCGGGATGATTCATCAGGAACTGAATATGATGAACCACCTGACGGTAGCGCAAAATATTTTTATCGGTCGGGAAAGCATGGTTGCAGATTTCTGGATCAACGACGGCGCCATGATCAAAAAGGCGCGCGAACTTTTCGACTATATCGGTATCAATATCGATCCTACTGTAAAACTCGGTTCCCTGACGGTAGGGAAACAGCAGATGGTGGAAATTGCAAAAGCAGTATCGCATAATACGAAATTGTTGATATTGGACGAGCCTACGGCGGCGCTTACGCAGTCGGAAATTGAGGAATTGTTCAAGATCATGGGCGATCTGAAAGCCAAAGGGATCGGAATGATCTATATTTCTCACCGCATGGACGAGATCAAGCGTATATCCGACAGGGTCACCGTCATGCGTGACGGCGAATATGTGGGCACGGAAGATACGGATAAACTCACAAAAGATCAGATCATCCAAATGATGATCGGGCGCGTAGTCTACGAGGATCCCAAACAAAAGAGCAACGTTGCGGACGATGCCGAGGTGGTGCTGGAAGTCAAAAATCTTTGCAGCGGCAATACCATTAAAAACGTAAGTTTTAAACTGAGAAAAGGTGAGATCCTCGGCTTTTCGGGCTTAATGGGAGCGGGAAGGACGGAAGTCGCCCGTGCGGTTTTTGGGGCGGATCCTTTCGACGCCGGCGAGATTTTTATAAAGGGACAGCGCGTACATATCAAGACGCCCGCCGATGCAGTCAGGCACGGAATCGGTTATCTTTCCGAAGACAGGAAGCGCTACGGTCTGATGCTCATTAAATCGGTTGCGGAAAACACGGCGCTCGCATCCCTGGACCGCTATATCAAATACGGATTTATCAGCGACAGAAAAATGAAGAATGAGGCGCGTGACATGAACGCGAAACTGCGCACGAAAACGCCGTCGATGGATCAACTGTTGAAAAATCTTTCAGGCGGCAATCAGCAAAAAGTCATCATTGCCCGCTGGCTGATCAAAAACAGCGATATTCTGATTTTCGACGAACCGACACGCGGAATCGATGTAGGCGCGAAAAGCGAGATTTACGCTTTGATGTCCGAACTTGCGGCGCAGGGGAAATCGATCATTATGATTTCTTCGGAACTGGTAGAAATTTTGCGTATGTCCGATCGGGTACTCGTCATGTGCGAAGGCAGAAAAACGGGCGAACTCGATATTTCGGAAGCCAATCAGGAAAACATCATGCAATTATCGACAATGAGGGAGGAAGTAAGTTATGGCAAAGAAATCAGTTAG
- a CDS encoding ABC transporter permease, whose amino-acid sequence MAKKSVSEYTVALNLRGRTRQFGVKSVNNLKSSGKQSFMIILVTLVLFALFTVINSSYASTDNLLAMVKSLVPYAILGLGVTFVIATGGIDLSIGTVLIASSVMAGTICRTTTSVTAALAVTIPLMVIFGLLFGILNGFLVAKLKLPPFIATLGTMMLSRGVSAVLANIVNKTSSAIKYPSTGWFQSVFTNLNGFPIGIIWLLALTLVCMYLMYKCKVGRYILAIGSNEEAARLSGINVDFYKMIAYAIAGLFAGIAALFYTAANPSLSLASGNGMELDAIAGVYIGGTSTTGGIASIVGTIFGAMILVVIRQGLNFTLAVFNSGVSSTFITYAVTGIIVVFAVLMDIFKNKAANKVKINESASKCKSRFREVVEELRVKQDYILSDKRLSPEDKKSKCAAIDVQIAELKEVFVEEYAKCKVADQENSQRLKESRMKAKEAAKAEKLNKIK is encoded by the coding sequence ATGGCAAAGAAATCAGTTAGCGAATACACGGTCGCCTTGAACCTGCGAGGAAGAACCCGCCAGTTCGGGGTAAAATCCGTCAATAATTTGAAATCCAGCGGCAAACAAAGTTTTATGATCATTTTGGTCACGTTGGTGCTCTTTGCTCTTTTTACGGTTATCAATAGTAGTTATGCAAGCACCGATAATTTGCTTGCGATGGTCAAGTCTTTGGTTCCTTACGCGATTTTAGGTTTAGGCGTAACTTTCGTGATTGCCACAGGCGGTATCGATTTGTCCATCGGCACGGTTTTGATTGCCTCGTCGGTGATGGCGGGTACGATCTGCCGCACTACGACTTCCGTCACGGCGGCATTGGCGGTAACCATACCGTTAATGGTAATCTTCGGTCTGCTATTCGGTATCTTGAACGGATTTTTGGTAGCTAAATTGAAATTGCCTCCGTTCATTGCAACGCTTGGTACGATGATGTTATCCCGTGGCGTTTCGGCAGTTTTAGCAAATATCGTCAACAAAACTTCATCCGCAATCAAATATCCGTCTACAGGTTGGTTCCAAAGTGTTTTTACAAACTTAAACGGTTTTCCTATCGGTATTATCTGGCTTTTAGCGCTAACCTTGGTGTGTATGTATCTAATGTATAAATGCAAGGTCGGAAGATATATTCTTGCAATCGGTAGTAATGAGGAAGCGGCGCGGCTTTCGGGTATTAACGTAGATTTTTATAAAATGATCGCTTATGCGATTGCGGGCTTATTTGCCGGTATAGCGGCGCTTTTTTACACGGCGGCAAATCCGTCATTGTCGCTCGCTAGCGGCAACGGTATGGAACTAGATGCGATTGCAGGCGTCTATATCGGCGGAACGAGTACGACCGGAGGCATCGCTTCCATCGTCGGAACGATCTTCGGCGCGATGATCTTGGTCGTCATTCGTCAAGGTTTAAATTTCACGTTGGCAGTATTCAACAGCGGTGTCAGTTCTACGTTCATCACCTATGCGGTGACCGGTATCATCGTCGTGTTTGCCGTGTTGATGGATATCTTCAAAAATAAAGCGGCGAATAAGGTCAAGATCAATGAATCTGCGTCAAAATGCAAATCGAGGTTCCGCGAAGTTGTGGAAGAACTTCGCGTGAAACAAGATTACATCTTATCCGATAAACGGCTATCTCCGGAAGATAAAAAATCAAAATGTGCTGCGATCGATGTGCAGATCGCCGAATTGAAAGAAGTTTTCGTAGAGGAGTATGCAAAGTGCAAGGTAGCGGATCAGGAAAATTCTCAGCGTTTGAAAGAGAGCCGAATGAAAGCAAAGGAGGCTGCGAAAGCGGAAAAATTGAACAAAATTAAATAA